A segment of the Candidatus Thermoplasmatota archaeon genome:
GCCGACGTAAGGTCTTTGGGTTGGGGCGGCGCCGTAATCAAAGCTTGGCTCGAAGGGCTTCGCAGGACGCTCGTGTTCCTGCCTTCTTGGGCAGGGGCCCGGAATCGCTTGTGCTATCGCGCGCCGAACCGGGGTCGGGGTTGTCGACTCGATCCCAAGTCCAGGTTTGCCGTCTCTGCCAGGGGCCGCGCAAGGATGTCCAGGGATCGTACGAGCGCCTGCTGCCGGGCCCGGGCGCTTCCGCGCTCGACGAGAAGGGTCGCCACGGCCGTCACGAGCTCTTCGGGGTTCACGGGTTTCACGAACAACCGGTCGATGGACGCTTCGTTGAGGGCACGTTGGGCCACTTCGAGGTCTCCGAAGGCCGTCAGGAGGACCCGCGGCACGTCGCGATCGGTTTGGCGGGCGGCAGTGAGCAGTTCGATCCCGTCCATTCCCGGC
Coding sequences within it:
- a CDS encoding response regulator; the protein is MPSANTAAVGQPGSQGRRILLADDDRQFLAATRRLLEGAFPGATVEAVENGADALVALHRQPPDVVVSDLRMPGMDGIELLTAARQTDRDVPRVLLTAFGDLEVAQRALNEASIDRLFVKPVNPEELVTAVATLLVERGSARARQQALVRSLDILARPLAETANLDLGSSRQPRPRFGAR